A single region of the Gracilibacillus caseinilyticus genome encodes:
- a CDS encoding DUF58 domain-containing protein: MKRFKSLWDRLLFRDKGVVPTKKLLAYYGVFALVVGILSFWLFSWLFLGIATLLMLALLVIDAFMLPPKQSFKISRSVAEQIERYQQQNVTVHIHNQTNEPYTVRLVDSWPTSFQTNYRDEQLISKSQHTAFGYTITPHQRGSYTLNKLYLRVKTKIGLWEKQYTYSLPQEIKVIPNLAETKRYLASAQKYLLHEGIKVKKTKTGIGDFAKIRSYAAGDDPRKINWRQSAKLQTMMTNEYEPEHGKYITILIDCGRMMGMELEYGNRLEKSIEAAITLAAAALDNGDHVSLIAFSKNIQAVVPPGKGLQHIEAILQAVYSIEVDAQESNYPLALQHAQSIQKKRSMMVLFSDIQTFANEAYPLFYMKQIRKKHLIMMLGIEDTMLHKQRNSQSDGVLAAMEKSVAQSQYLKQQQVMNKWEKHGLPMLEASAERLAATAVSQYIQILNRGLL, encoded by the coding sequence ATGAAACGATTCAAGAGCTTGTGGGATCGGTTGCTGTTCCGCGATAAAGGCGTAGTCCCTACCAAGAAATTACTGGCTTATTATGGCGTTTTTGCTTTGGTTGTAGGGATTTTATCTTTTTGGCTTTTTTCGTGGCTTTTCCTTGGTATTGCCACCTTACTGATGTTGGCGTTACTCGTCATTGATGCATTCATGTTACCGCCAAAACAATCCTTTAAGATTTCGAGAAGTGTAGCGGAACAAATCGAACGTTATCAGCAGCAAAACGTCACTGTACACATTCACAATCAAACAAATGAACCCTATACCGTTCGGCTTGTGGATAGCTGGCCAACTTCATTTCAGACAAATTACCGAGATGAGCAACTTATTTCGAAATCGCAGCATACAGCTTTTGGCTATACGATTACCCCTCACCAACGAGGAAGTTATACACTCAACAAGCTTTATCTTCGGGTTAAAACCAAAATTGGCTTATGGGAAAAACAATATACGTACTCCCTGCCGCAAGAAATAAAAGTAATTCCTAACCTAGCTGAAACAAAACGCTATTTAGCAAGTGCGCAAAAGTATTTATTACATGAAGGAATTAAGGTCAAAAAAACAAAAACTGGTATCGGAGACTTTGCTAAAATAAGAAGTTATGCAGCCGGGGATGACCCACGAAAGATTAACTGGCGACAGTCTGCGAAATTACAAACAATGATGACAAACGAGTATGAACCAGAGCATGGCAAGTATATTACGATATTAATAGATTGTGGCCGAATGATGGGGATGGAGCTGGAGTATGGAAACCGGCTGGAGAAATCAATAGAAGCTGCAATTACACTAGCAGCAGCTGCCTTAGATAATGGGGATCATGTATCCCTGATCGCTTTTTCTAAGAATATCCAGGCGGTTGTACCTCCTGGCAAGGGACTGCAGCACATTGAAGCGATTTTACAAGCTGTTTATTCCATAGAGGTGGACGCACAGGAATCCAACTATCCATTGGCCTTACAACATGCACAGTCCATTCAGAAAAAAAGAAGTATGATGGTTCTCTTTAGCGATATTCAAACATTCGCCAATGAAGCCTATCCTTTGTTTTATATGAAGCAGATTAGAAAAAAACATCTAATTATGATGCTTGGAATTGAAGACACCATGTTGCACAAGCAGCGCAACAGTCAATCGGACGGGGTACTGGCAGCAATGGAGAAGAGTGTCGCCCAAAGCCAATACCTGAAACAGCAGCAAGTGATGAATAAATGGGAAAAGCATGGATTACCCATGCTGGAAGCTTCTGCCGAACGTCTGGCGGCAACCGCTGTTTCCCAATACATTCAAATCTTAAATAGAGGGTTGTTGTAG